A single Bufo bufo chromosome 6, aBufBuf1.1, whole genome shotgun sequence DNA region contains:
- the LOC121005691 gene encoding gastrula-specific protein 17-like, translated as MSQHWKSPSVSRVREEMMSPFLTPSQRNISPKSWNSPHQSWQSRNRPASQSHWSPQYYNSSSSPNGQWGSRQQWSPNQWDPASNYHRSWSYSPGTPKYSPFYKNNPECGLVYPEKRAQVHFRRNHKDISHYYSPSMVEDPWAELEAAATGKTVST; from the exons ATGTCACAACACTGGAAGTCTCCATCAGTCTCTAGAGTCAGAGAAGAGATGATGTCGCCATtcctcaccccatcacagagaAACATTTCACCAAAAAGCTGGAACTCCCCCCATCAGAGCTGGCAGAGCAGAAACcgaccagcctctcagagccactGGAGCCCTCAATATTACAATTCTAGTTCTAGTCCAAATGGACAGTGGGGATCCCGACAACAGTGGTCTCCTAACCAATGGGACCCAGCATCCAATTACCACAGAAGCTGGAGCTACAGCCCAGGAACTCCTAAATATTCacctttttataaaaataatcCTGAGTGTGGTTTGGTATACCCCGAGAAAAGGGCACAG GTACATTTCAGAAGAAACCACAAAGACATCAGTCATTACTACAGCCCATCCATGGTGGAGGACCCTTGGGCAGAACTAGAGGCTGCGGCTACAGGGAAAACAGTGTCTACataa